The window aaaaattaagttgtcaatattttttcaaattttttatcaaaaaaatgttcaaagtaaatttcaaaattacgatatttatgtatttttatatggcatatagtttaatttaaaatgatacatatatttatatatcttttatttttgatactatATAAATGaaactttcaacttatattatttttcaattatttgtatcatgtcataacaaaagttataaatcatagatcacaaaatctgaatgttaaaattttaacagttttagttatttatactcgtttttaaaaattcaaaatataatatataaataatttttttaatttttattatatggacactatgattttttaatttattttaatagcttaaaataaaacaaatataattataatacacacttattttatcaaatctttattattcaaaatcattaattgtcatatatactttagccacattaggcaattccgtaatcttatttaaggaaataatgaatcacattaataatatatttattgtagtttaataaaaagcttattatatatttaaatggaccaacttatttctctaaggattctaagaatcattctagtgctgacatgtggctacaaaaaaatgttgcaatgcttctcaaataatatataggggatacgTAATTATACGATAGCTTTGATCTCATATCATTTGAACTGTAATCAACGGAAATTAATTAGTTTATTAATGTGTCTTCAATGACAATacatacatgttttttttcttttttttggggcTATTCACTAAATTGGTCAAGAAAAGCCATTTGTAGAAACaaatttcgttttaaaaatagaaactttATTGGACTTTTGGTTTGAAAAGGTAGGTAGACAATACAGTAAATAATTCAAGCATTTGACTTTTACCGCCAAAAGAAATCACATCTCACAGAAACATGCGCTTTATAAAAAGCCGTTTTCATGGCAGTGTACCGTATTGAAATCACATCACACAGAAACATGGTTTGAAAAGGTAGGTAGACAATACCGTTAGTCGCCCGAGGTTTTTCCCACCGACGTCTCTTCTTGATGACGATGTTACTAAAAGTCATCAGGCCATGAcggcaacaaaaaaaatatctccCGTTTATGGTAAAATGTGAAGAATCCTATATGTTTTGGCTGGAGGATTTACGAGCCACAAGATACCCACAATTTTCATCAACGTTCCTGTGACAACAAAACTTGCATTGGAGTGTGAAACTTCAGATAATTAGCTTTGCAAGTAACACTAACAAAAACATTGTACGTTGAGTATGCATAGATGCTAACGTAacgaacttgaatcagaaacagaTCATGTAAGTGTACCTGTGTGAAACTGCCTATGTTCCAAGCATCAAGTGCTTATAATAACGACCCCGGATAATTCCAAGCCACCAATATTTGGTTGAGCTCCAGTAACTCATCTTCATTCGTTCTTGGATGAGCCTGTAATGCAGACCACGCAGCTGTTTAAGGATTGAACAGAGATTTAGAGGAGCAGGTCCAAGGGAGAAGGAAAAAAGTTTGATCACCATCTAACGAGGCATCTTTTAATGCCTTGGGATATAGGACGGAAGAAAGACGGATCTCGCTGAGTATATAGTATCCCAACCTGGAACAGAACCAACCCTTCTTAGTAACATGGCTCGTCAAATTAGTGTCTACCGATCAATGAGATCAAGAGAAGATATAAATTTTACCTCAACCAATGCCATAGCAGAAGGGTCTTCAAAAATCTCAAGGCTGTAGTCACCCAATGAGTAGTAGCTGTCATGATTCCAATTATTAGACATTAGAGAATGGAAATGAAGTTTCAAATGAAAAACATAGCTAAGAGTCAAGTTCACAatggaaaattactattataaGAATATCCATAACTAAATGACATGCTACAAAGTATACATGTCTGAAACCAGTTTCTCATCTACTGCTTACGAGACAAAGCAATCATCGGATAGTAACAGCATGTAACTATAAAACCCAAAAaggcaacaaaaaaaataggacCAACCTATCCGAAGTCACCAACAGGACCGGTAGACAGCGATCATTCTCCATACGAGATTGTCATGGTACATTGAAGCTGAGACTGTTGAATCATCGGTCTGAATGGCACTCTTCAAGATTTCAATGTTGATTAAGACTAGCTTAGGCTGCCAAGTGGAACaagaaacaaagacaaaaacaaaaccaagcCATCATTACAGAGTGAAGAAAGTAACTCTATAGCTATCAAAATGTTCCCAAACAATACATAATACAATGTAACTTATCAATTCCATTACCTGGAAGAAACCAATCTCTGCAGCTTGTGACAACAACTCTGTCATTAGCAAAGGCCAGTCAGTACACGAATTCGCCAACGTTTTCGAAAACCCACTAGTTCTATTTATATGCGCAATGGCATTGCCCCTCCAACCCTGCTGCATCTTTATAACCTCTTTAGCCAGTCTCAACGCAAAGGTCATCTCTCTACAGTAACTAGCCTCCTCTACAGACAAGCTACCACCGCCTTTCTCATCCAATCCAACCAACAAATCAATCTCATCGgcatttttgttattaatagtaattctttaaaaaaaatgtttatatttatttttattttattaaaaactatacCACAACTTATACATCAAAAAGGCTACCGGTCgtcaattttaataaaatggtaaATCTTGTTTTTACTGCAAAACTTACCACATAAAATTACAGTTTTtactatataatttttagtgcAAGTTACATCGAATTGTAATACATATTACAACTCGACTTCAATACTACATGTCACCAATCAGAACCGTATACTGCCATTTTTTTAACCCAGATGTATACTGCTACTTATAGATAGTATTTActatttaggatttagagtaggattcattcattttttaatttatatgagttttagattttattttgacatattatttgatgtttgtctttaaaagtttatgatttataatttagagctttagggtttaggttatatgtttagggtttaaaatttggAAAGGGGTAAATTTGAGtttcttttgaaatttattatatatgctGAATTTTTTTCTAACATATCATTTGATgtgtattttaataatatggTCATACATTAAAAGTTTAAGGTataaataaagtttaaattttctATGAATAGACACAAATTAAGTTGTGTCTACATCCACGAAATAAATCGTAGCTAATAGTGGATTTTGATTTCCACAACTTGTTTTTTAGCTAATCGTATCTTATTTTCTTCAAATATCTACAAAATATAAATCGTAAatatttaaccacaaaaatctaCGCAATAACCACAAATTTTGGGTTTTTAAAATCTGTAGCTTGTTTGTGGCTATTTGTGACTTCAAAATTACAGCCAAGAAATTTTTGTAGCTAATTCGTAGctatattctatttttcttgtagtgcaacGACATCTCAAGAACCCTATATATAAGAGTCATTAACGAATTCATTACATATACAAACCTAAAAAGACCCTACATTTCTCTAATCCATAAggaatttagcaaaaaaaaaaaaaaacaataagaagAGTATGATGAAGATACAATTACTGCTCGTGATTATCTTAGTTGTTATTTTCGTTGTTGTCTTGGACGTTACGCAAGTTGAGGCCATGAGGCCTTTCCCGGAGGCCGTTGATGAGATCAGTCTACTGTTGTTTCAGGCGCTGCAAAGAGGCCCAGTCCCTGGCTCTGGTCGGAACGGTTGCACCAATATTCCTCGCGGCTCAGGAAGGTGCCGCCGCGGCTAGAGCTGTCATACGAATCTTCTCCCACTTCATTATTCGTTGATTCTTTTTTTCCCACGTACATAATTACATATACGTAGCTTTAGACTTGGTCTCATATCATTTGAACTTTAATCAACGTAAATTTAATAAGTTTATTTAATGTGTGTCCTCAATGACAATacatacatgttttttttttggctattcACTAAGTTGGTCAAGAAACATTTGCAGAAACAAATCTAAACTAATAATCAAAAGATTTTCATTGTA is drawn from Brassica rapa cultivar Chiifu-401-42 chromosome A05, CAAS_Brap_v3.01, whole genome shotgun sequence and contains these coding sequences:
- the LOC103867888 gene encoding uncharacterized protein LOC103867888 → MMKIQLLLVIILVVIFVVVLDVTQVEAMRPFPEAVDEISLLLFQALQRGPVPGSGRNGCTNIPRGSGRCRRG